One segment of Polaribacter huanghezhanensis DNA contains the following:
- a CDS encoding sensor histidine kinase, which translates to MSKKLLHKTQRIYLIFAIVTFIIVAPIFYLVSEKMYLKNIDETLLGYKADFLEKIAPNLSEETIKTWNRFNLTSKIKEYYPLKKDTLFYSEYFSKLELENEPYRELNSVVYINKKPFIFSTKISLFESGDLLTSILLLFLVLFVILLIGLIFLTRKISINLWKPFYKTLEEIEAFELDHPKKYSLDTCTIEEFNRLNESIDNLIKRNISIYNNQREFVENAAHELQTPIAIFKAKLDMLIQDKDISKKQYLLLNDISDTVSRLNKLNKNLLLLSKIDGNQPNKQEMISINEIVEKQLPFFREQAKSKNIKIAISAIDNCSLTANLTLTEVLIRNLLLNAIRHNHQDGEVHIELRKDKLIISNTSSNTKLFSEKLFVRFSKSSDSQSGNGLGLAIVKKIIDSQNWKITYYFQGANHIFAIHFIN; encoded by the coding sequence ATGAGTAAGAAGTTATTACATAAAACACAACGCATTTATTTAATATTTGCTATTGTAACCTTTATCATCGTTGCCCCTATTTTTTATTTAGTCTCAGAAAAAATGTATTTAAAAAACATTGATGAAACTTTATTAGGATATAAAGCAGATTTTTTAGAAAAAATAGCACCAAACTTATCCGAAGAAACAATAAAAACATGGAATCGTTTTAACCTAACATCTAAAATAAAAGAGTATTATCCTTTAAAAAAAGACACGTTATTTTATAGTGAATATTTTAGCAAATTAGAATTAGAAAACGAACCATACAGAGAATTAAATTCGGTTGTTTACATCAATAAAAAGCCCTTTATCTTTTCAACCAAAATAAGCTTATTTGAATCTGGTGATTTACTTACCAGCATTCTCTTATTATTTTTAGTGTTGTTTGTTATTTTATTGATTGGCTTGATTTTTTTAACAAGAAAAATCTCTATAAACCTTTGGAAACCTTTTTACAAAACTTTAGAAGAAATAGAAGCCTTTGAACTTGATCATCCAAAAAAATACTCCTTAGATACATGCACTATTGAAGAGTTTAATCGATTAAATGAGTCTATTGACAATTTGATAAAAAGAAACATCAGTATTTACAACAATCAACGAGAATTTGTAGAAAATGCTGCTCACGAATTACAAACTCCAATTGCTATTTTTAAAGCGAAGTTAGACATGCTAATTCAAGATAAAGATATTAGCAAAAAACAATACCTCTTATTAAATGACATCAGCGATACTGTTTCTCGTCTCAATAAACTCAATAAAAACCTCCTTTTACTGTCTAAAATAGATGGCAATCAGCCAAACAAACAAGAAATGATTTCTATAAATGAAATCGTAGAAAAACAACTTCCGTTTTTTAGAGAGCAAGCCAAATCTAAAAATATTAAGATTGCTATTAGCGCTATTGATAATTGCAGTTTAACCGCTAATTTAACACTTACAGAAGTACTGATAAGAAATTTACTATTAAATGCGATACGCCATAATCATCAAGATGGTGAAGTACATATTGAACTAAGAAAGGACAAATTAATCATTTCTAATACCAGCTCAAATACAAAACTCTTTAGCGAAAAACTTTTTGTCCGTTTTTCTAAATCTTCAGATTCACAATCCGGAAATGGATTAGGGCTTGCTATTGTTAAAAAAATAATAGATTCTCAAAACTGGAAAATTACGTATTATTTTCAGGGTGCTAATCATATTTTTGCTATTCATTTTATAAATTAA
- a CDS encoding TolC family protein produces MKQLFLIVITLFSLKIYSQKTVHFYVNKALENSPLLQKEKNTHEIIDLDLKQFKAIYKSPTVNLNANVLFAPIISNDNGTTKLEVVSNGATNYYGYDLGISNGGQYQTLVSINQPLFTKRYIEAYKNQATILKQKYANQITLTKLELKQTVTHQYILCIQSKKSIENAKENSQILENQIKEMKPLVAAGILKYIDLKWIELALKNSQIDQERFTANYQNNVNALNLLCGIQTTTIADLEDIELQISNRFSEKSIFAKQFQIDSFAIQSDQKITDLKYIPQVKAFGDAGLNATYLPKPNRLGFSVGMAVTWNLFDGHQQKLKHQQNQIKLENLKFDKAYFINQNTIRKDNLIKQIQSVDKQIILLNQQLKEYQKLLHLYQVEIKESLVSVLDLKIIIKEIALKKQKKTTIQLAKQILINVYNYWSN; encoded by the coding sequence ATGAAACAACTATTCTTAATTGTAATAACCCTTTTTTCTCTAAAAATATATTCTCAAAAAACAGTACATTTTTATGTGAATAAAGCACTAGAAAATAGCCCTTTGTTGCAAAAAGAAAAGAATACACATGAAATAATAGACCTAGATTTAAAACAATTTAAAGCAATCTATAAATCGCCTACTGTAAATTTGAATGCAAATGTATTATTTGCACCAATTATTTCTAATGATAACGGAACTACGAAGTTAGAAGTTGTTTCAAATGGCGCTACTAATTATTATGGGTATGATTTAGGAATCAGTAATGGAGGTCAATACCAAACTTTAGTTTCAATAAACCAACCACTATTTACAAAGAGATATATAGAAGCGTATAAAAATCAGGCAACCATTTTAAAGCAAAAATATGCCAATCAAATTACCTTAACAAAGCTAGAATTAAAACAAACAGTTACTCACCAATACATCTTGTGCATTCAGTCTAAAAAAAGCATAGAAAATGCAAAAGAAAACAGTCAGATTCTTGAAAATCAAATCAAAGAAATGAAACCTTTGGTTGCTGCAGGAATTTTAAAATATATTGATTTAAAATGGATAGAATTAGCGTTAAAAAATAGTCAAATAGACCAAGAACGTTTTACCGCCAATTATCAAAACAACGTAAATGCATTAAATTTACTTTGTGGAATACAAACAACTACTATTGCTGATTTAGAAGACATCGAATTACAAATATCTAATCGCTTTTCAGAAAAATCAATTTTCGCGAAACAATTTCAAATTGATAGTTTTGCGATACAATCTGATCAAAAAATAACAGATTTAAAATATATACCACAAGTAAAAGCTTTTGGTGATGCGGGTTTAAATGCTACTTATTTACCAAAACCTAACCGATTAGGTTTTAGTGTTGGAATGGCTGTTACTTGGAACTTGTTTGATGGGCATCAACAAAAATTAAAGCATCAACAAAATCAAATTAAATTAGAAAATTTAAAATTCGACAAAGCGTATTTTATCAATCAAAATACCATTCGGAAAGATAATTTAATCAAACAAATACAAAGCGTAGACAAACAAATCATTCTTTTAAATCAACAATTAAAGGAATATCAAAAATTATTGCATTTGTATCAAGTAGAGATAAAAGAAAGCTTGGTTTCTGTACTAGATTTAAAAATAATTATTAAAGAAATTGCTCTAAAAAAACAAAAAAAAACAACGATCCAATTAGCAAAACAAATATTAATTAATGTTTATAACTATTGGAGTAACTAG
- a CDS encoding response regulator transcription factor: MKLLLIEDEVKLAKSIQEYLNASGFLCEWANDFSSAIEKIALFDYDCILLDLTLPDGDGFDILIELKKQHKTDGVIIISAKETIETRIEGFNLGADDYLTKPFHLSELLVRIQAIIRRKQFNGSNTISFNEIEIDVLSKVVKINDQKVDITKKEIDLLLYLIGNKNKVLSKGAIAEHLSGDMADMLDNHDFVYAHIKNLKKKLTYAKSKNYIKSVYGLGYKWQDE, translated from the coding sequence ATGAAATTATTACTTATAGAAGATGAAGTGAAATTGGCAAAAAGTATTCAAGAGTACTTAAATGCTAGTGGATTTTTATGCGAATGGGCAAATGATTTTTCTTCTGCTATAGAAAAAATAGCACTATTTGATTACGATTGTATTTTATTGGATTTAACACTACCTGATGGTGATGGGTTTGATATATTAATTGAGCTTAAAAAACAACATAAAACAGATGGTGTTATTATTATTTCTGCAAAAGAAACCATAGAAACTAGAATTGAAGGGTTCAATCTTGGTGCAGATGATTATTTAACCAAACCTTTTCATTTATCAGAATTATTAGTAAGAATTCAGGCAATAATTAGACGTAAACAATTCAATGGAAGTAATACTATTAGCTTTAATGAGATAGAAATTGACGTACTCTCTAAAGTTGTAAAAATTAATGATCAAAAAGTTGATATCACTAAAAAAGAAATAGATTTGTTGTTGTACTTAATTGGAAACAAGAACAAAGTTTTGTCTAAAGGCGCAATTGCAGAGCATCTTTCTGGAGATATGGCTGACATGTTAGACAATCATGATTTTGTGTATGCACATATCAAAAATTTAAAAAAGAAATTAACCTACGCAAAAAGTAAAAACTACATTAAATCGGTATATGGTTTAGGATATAAATGGCAAGATGAGTAA
- a CDS encoding PepSY-like domain-containing protein: MKKLSLLMLVAIMTLTQACAQFSAPSNVKAAFAKKFPKAKKASWDKENDTEWEVEFKMNGKDYSANFLTNGTWKETEYAIKKREIPAAVKRTLDTQFKGYDIEEAEVSITAKGKVYEFALEKDDTDLEVAIAPNGTVVKKEVKKDNEDKDGEKDNENDNEN; encoded by the coding sequence ATGAAAAAATTAAGTTTATTAATGCTTGTTGCAATAATGACATTGACACAAGCTTGTGCACAATTTTCAGCTCCTTCTAACGTAAAAGCAGCTTTTGCTAAAAAATTCCCTAAAGCTAAAAAAGCAAGTTGGGATAAAGAAAATGACACTGAATGGGAGGTAGAATTTAAAATGAATGGAAAAGACTATTCGGCTAATTTCTTAACAAATGGAACATGGAAAGAAACTGAATATGCAATTAAGAAAAGAGAAATTCCTGCAGCCGTAAAAAGAACATTAGACACACAATTTAAAGGATATGATATTGAAGAAGCTGAAGTATCTATAACTGCGAAAGGAAAAGTATATGAGTTTGCTTTAGAGAAAGACGATACTGATTTAGAAGTTGCAATTGCACCTAACGGAACTGTTGTTAAAAAAGAAGTTAAAAAAGACAACGAAGATAAAGACGGTGAAAAAGACAACGAGAATGATAATGAAAATTAA
- a CDS encoding ABC transporter permease — protein sequence MKTILYIIQKEFKQIFRNKGMLPIIFIMPIIQLVILSNAATFEVKNIKFGYIDNDRSSTSRALIEKFNASTYFNVLTDFTSQEMASSTMLKGKIDVVLEIPTHFERDLQKDKQVNMGVTINAIDGAAAGVENVYISQILQRFNQHIKSDFQQLSDKQTQPVAIETIPLFWYNKTLNYKTFMVPGILVLLVTMITLFLSGMNIVREKEIGTLEQINVTPIKKIQFIIGKLFPFWILGLGLLTFGLFIAKLIFDIPIVGSLSTMYLYTSVYILVVLGIGLFISNFTETQQQAMFISWFFMVIFILMSGLFTPIESMPKWAQTIAEFNPIKYFVEVMRMVMLKGSTFRDILPQLLKTLLYAFIMNGLAVWSYKKTS from the coding sequence ATGAAAACAATTTTATACATCATACAGAAAGAGTTTAAGCAAATCTTTAGAAATAAAGGAATGCTGCCTATCATTTTTATAATGCCAATCATTCAATTGGTTATTTTATCTAATGCAGCTACTTTTGAAGTGAAAAACATCAAATTTGGGTATATCGATAATGATCGTTCTTCTACATCAAGAGCTTTGATCGAAAAATTTAATGCTTCTACCTATTTTAATGTATTAACTGATTTTACTTCTCAAGAAATGGCAAGTTCAACAATGTTAAAAGGAAAGATTGATGTTGTTTTAGAAATTCCAACTCATTTTGAACGTGATTTACAAAAAGACAAACAGGTAAACATGGGAGTTACCATTAATGCTATTGATGGTGCAGCGGCTGGAGTTGAAAATGTCTATATATCACAAATTCTGCAACGCTTTAATCAACATATAAAATCAGATTTCCAACAACTTTCAGACAAACAAACACAGCCAGTTGCCATTGAAACCATCCCATTATTTTGGTATAACAAAACACTAAATTATAAAACCTTTATGGTACCAGGGATTTTAGTGCTTTTGGTAACAATGATCACGCTCTTTTTATCTGGAATGAATATTGTGCGTGAAAAAGAAATTGGAACTTTAGAACAAATTAATGTAACACCAATAAAGAAGATTCAATTTATTATTGGAAAACTTTTTCCGTTTTGGATATTGGGTTTAGGATTATTAACTTTTGGCTTATTTATAGCAAAACTTATTTTTGATATCCCCATAGTTGGTAGTTTATCAACAATGTATTTATATACTTCTGTTTATATTTTAGTGGTATTAGGAATTGGATTATTTATCTCAAACTTTACAGAAACACAGCAACAAGCTATGTTTATTTCTTGGTTTTTTATGGTCATTTTTATTTTAATGAGTGGTTTATTTACGCCGATAGAAAGTATGCCAAAATGGGCACAAACGATTGCAGAATTTAATCCTATAAAATACTTTGTAGAAGTCATGCGAATGGTAATGCTTAAAGGTTCTACGTTTAGGGATATTCTACCTCAATTATTAAAAACACTTTTATATGCTTTTATAATGAATGGATTGGCTGTTTGGAGTTATAAAAAAACCTCCTAA
- a CDS encoding phosphatase PAP2 family protein, with product MKNIFKLLILIFCFSHLGKLHAQTPFNINDSIKKNSLLKKSIVPLSLISIGIIVNKSSFEKSLQTDIRNKVGNNYEFKIDDYLQFAPIFELYGADILGVKAKNHWFDQTKNLFISNIASSTITFFLKKLTGKMRPNGRGYRSFPSGHTTFGFTNATVLYQEFKETSPVLAYSGYAFATTTGAFRMINNKHWFSDVLVGAGIGILVTKLVYHFEPFKNFNPFKKTKNITLIPEINDDNYGVYFSYSF from the coding sequence ATGAAAAACATTTTTAAATTACTTATTCTAATTTTTTGTTTTAGTCATTTAGGAAAATTGCATGCACAAACTCCTTTTAATATTAATGATAGTATTAAGAAAAATAGTTTACTAAAAAAAAGTATTGTCCCTCTTAGTCTTATTAGTATTGGCATAATTGTTAATAAAAGTAGTTTTGAGAAAAGCTTGCAAACAGATATTCGAAATAAAGTTGGAAATAATTATGAATTTAAAATAGATGATTATTTACAGTTTGCTCCTATTTTCGAATTATATGGAGCAGATATTTTAGGAGTGAAAGCAAAAAATCATTGGTTTGATCAAACCAAAAATCTATTCATATCTAATATAGCATCTTCTACAATTACTTTTTTCTTAAAAAAACTTACAGGAAAGATGAGGCCAAACGGAAGAGGATATCGATCATTCCCTTCAGGACACACCACTTTTGGTTTTACAAACGCAACCGTATTGTATCAAGAATTTAAAGAAACTTCACCTGTATTAGCTTATAGCGGTTATGCTTTTGCAACTACAACAGGAGCGTTTAGAATGATCAATAATAAACATTGGTTTTCGGATGTTTTGGTGGGTGCTGGTATCGGAATTTTAGTAACAAAATTAGTATATCATTTTGAACCATTTAAAAACTTTAACCCTTTTAAGAAGACAAAAAATATAACGTTAATCCCTGAAATTAATGATGATAATTATGGGGTGTATTTTTCTTATAGTTTTTAA